tggaacacaccctccggtcccccttcttaaaaagagggactaccaccccggtctgccaatccagcggcactgcccccgatgtccacgcgatgttgcagagtcgagtcaaccatgacagccctacaacatccagagccttaagggactctgggcggatctcatccacccccggggccttgccaccgaggagttttttgactacctcggcaacttcagccccggagatacgagagcccatctctaggtccccaggccctacttcctcactggaaggcgtgttggtgggattgagatggtcctcgaagtattccttccaccgatccacaacatcccgagttgaggtcagcagcacaccatcaccactatacacagtgttgacagtgcactgcttcccccccctcagacgccggatggtggtccagaaccttttcgaggccgtccgaaagtcgttctccatggcctcaccgaactcttcccatgcccgagtctttgcctcggcaaccgccgtagctgcactccgcttggcacgccggtacccatctgctgcctcaggagtcccacaggccagtaaggcccgatacgactccttcttcagcttgacggcatccctcaccactggtgtccaccatcaggggggccgttcttcccaatcacacctctccaggtcacactgtcattgccaacgtgagcattgaagtcacccaggaggacgagggagcccccagaaggggcactctccagcactccctctaaggactccaaaaagggtggatacgctgaactgctgtttggagcataggcacaaacaacagtcaggatccgtccccccacccgaaggcgaagggaggctaccctctcatccaccggggtaaactccaatacacaggcactgagctggggagcaaccagaattgccacccctgctcgtcgcctctcaccatcggcaactccagagtggtagagagtccaacccctctcaagaagactggttccagagcccttgccgtgcgtcgaggtgaggccaactatatctagtcggaacttctcaacctcgcgcaccaactcaggctcctttcccaccagagaggtgacattccatgtccctagagccagtttgtgcagccgggaatcagaccgccaaggtccctgcctccggctgctacccaaaacacaatgcacccgacccccttggcccctcctgcaggtggtgagcccacgggaagggggtcccatgttgcctcttcgggctgtgcccggccggactccatgggcagaggtccggccaccaggcgctcgccaacgtgccccacccccaggcctggctccaggagggggccccggtgacccgcatccgggcaagggaaacttggtaccaatgttgttattcatcatcagggggggtctgggctacgcttcgtctgatccctcacctaggacctgtttgccatgggtggccctaccaggggcatatagccccagacaacggagctcctgggatcattgggacacgcaaacccctccaccacgataaggtggcagcccagggaggggataaggtggcagcccagggaggggataaggtggcagcccagggaggggctgccaccttatccgTGTATTACCCATGCACGATTTATAGTACTTTGGGAATATATGTTCATTTCATGTTGGTTTTTTGGTAAACAGCTGCTCTCACCGCTTTCTGAGGACATTTTCCACCACGCTATTGCTGAGAGTGGCACTGCTGCTTTGCAACTCTTAGTTCAAGATGATCCTCAGCCTGCATTGCAGGTGAATGAATTTCCCaatctaaaataataatatcaaTATTAATATAACATTTATTCAAATAATAGCATTGATTTActtttatctatctatctatctatctatctatctatctatctatctatctatctatctatctatctatctagttGTTTGCAAATGTATCTGGCTGTAGCACTGAAAGCACAGTAAAAACAGCTGATTGCTTCAAGAACGTGGACATGGAAACCATTTTGACCATAGCTAAGGTGAGCTTCTGCAGGAAAACAATGATTGTTTcatgtgtattttttaaatcctcgtgtgttttttttttttacaaattataTTCCCTTAAGGGAACAGCAGTGAAGTATCCTTTAATCACTGATGGATATTTCCTCAAAAACAGCGTAGAAgagttgttccttcagcacCAACTTCTCACTGTGCCTTTTATGACCGGGGTCAATAATCATGAAGGAAGTTCTTTACTTGCTCAGGTAAACATCAAAGATTTGACTGATCTCCACATTAGTCCATAAGATATTGATGTAAGACTGCCAGATGTCTCCTGAGTGATTTTTAGTATCTTGCTCAAACCTCTGAGAGATATGTTGCTTATTTCCTCCAGCCCAAAGATGAACAACTCCGAAAACAGATTCTGGATGAATATactggaactggagaagatCGTGTGAAAAACAGAGATGGACTCATTGAGGTGCTCGGAGATGTGGTGTTTGTTATTCCTGCCATTAAGACTGCTAATGCTCACAGAGGTATGTcacaaatgaaacacaactgTCACAGTGTAAAAGTAATATAATAACTCTAAAAgcacaatttattttttattctccATAGATGCTGGTGCCCCTGTGTACCTGTATGAATTTCAGCATTCCCCCAGTTTTCTAAAAGATAAAAGACCAAGCTTTGTTAAGAGTGGCCATGGAGATGaaatattttctgtatttggATTTTGCTTTACAGTTTCTCACATCAAATTAGGCAGTAAGTTCTATCAGTGGTAGtatttttcctgccattttttaGGGTTCAAAGAATTTCaagacaacatttttatttgaggTGCATGCAGTGAAGAAGATGAGCGGTTGGACAAAATCATGATGGGCTACTGGGGCAACTTTGCTCGTACAGGGTAGGAATTACAATCACTTGTTAAAAATAATGAGTTCATCAAAAACTACACGATAATTTTCTcgtgatgtgcatgtgtgtaggtCTCCTAATGGACAGGGCCTTGTCCACTGGCCAAAGTATGGAGACAAAGAGGACTACCTGGCAATTGATGCAACGAACCAGAATGTTTTTCAGggtttgaaaaaagacaaattagtTGTCCTGACTCAGATTCTTCCAGAGGATGTCAATGAGCAAAAAGACACGGGACACACTGAGTTCtaaatttatttatatattctgAAATGACACTCCATTTCACATTTCAGTCCTGTACTCATTTGGCCATGATGCCTTTCCACaatgtcaaaataaaatacattttttgaaGTCATGAAAATCAAAGTAAATATAGAACAGTTGGACGGAAAGACCGAGCAGCttgctagccagggcggctgggcgAGGATttgcaggaagcgtagcccaaaccaaaggcccccggtgcaccaccaaccgcttcccgtggctaatcatttttccccactcggcgacacacccgctgagaaaccgaccctggtaattggcgactctgttttgcgctacatgaagccgactccagcgaccatagataggtgcattccggggccAGAGCAGGTGACATAGAAGCAAATCTAAAGCtactggcgagaagtaaacgttaatttggtaaagttattattcatgtcAGAGCAAATGACACCCAGCTTCGTCAGTCGGAAGTCACCAAAAGTagcatagagtcggtgtgcaattacgcaaaaacagtgtcggactccgtagcattctctggttcCCTCCCTagtctggccagcgatgaaatgtttagttgccTGTCATTGCTTGCTGTCatggtggtgccccgaaaaccaggtgtcctttgtagacaattggaacagtttttggggaaaacctggtctgattaggagagacagtGTATAATTACTATGGTGATTTACACTAAAAACACTGGTGACACTGGCAACACATACATCTGCTAAGGatgattgtgttgatgattgTGCAGGATGAATTAAAAATAGTTGGTTACAAGTAGTTTGGGGATATCCTCTCAAACATATCTTTAGCAGTTattagctgtttcctgtctgttttagcaAGTGTATACAAACTACTTATACATCTTATCTTCATACTTATCTTctaagaataaaatatttgaaaaaataattaaatattgttaCTCCAATTTTGTGTGCAACAATAAGCAGAGTAAATGAGACAAATCGGTCAACTTTTCCTCAGGCACAACAAGGgagtaataaatatattaatttgaatgcaccaatttgttgttTAATTTTCTGTAAAGACTTCATGGTcttgaaaaaacagaaactaaTGTTTAACATAATgaaatcagcttcctttattgTAATTCAGGCTGAATATGTGATTGAAAGACCAGATGGGAATGTACCCCAAACATATGTGTTAAGGGCGTTTGTTACTTTTTCCTGTCCTTTACTGCCTGTGTATTGCCTTGTTCTTTTCAAAGCTTTTTGGCTGAACCCAGGCACAGCCATTGAGGTGGAGCAATGAGGCTCACCATCCTTCCTATgaggcagcttcctctgaacagTGCAATTCACAGCATTTATTTGTTTCCTTCCTTGGTGTCACCCTTGACTGAATTTTAGGCCGCTTGTCCTGCTCTTCTGTAGCCTGTCTAAACAGAAAATGAGTTaatgacaacaaaataaacattcctacCTATTAATTTGGGGAAAAATTCCGTCCGTAAGAAATATCTTAGACAAACTACCACTGATACCTTTAGTCTCCATGATCGATTCCATGCGCACAAGCTTTTCTTAAAGTATTGATTAGTTTTTTTCCCTGTATCTAGCATTCAATTTGGAGGTTGACCTAATAGCTCCACAATGCGCCTCCTCAgtgggtaaagaaaacaccacgtCACAATATTAACCAAAAAAAGTTTATGTTGCAGaaaagttcaaagaaaagaatgaagtaaACTCCAAATTCTACAAATATACTTGCCACATCATGGCCCAGTCCTCAAAAATACTGGATAAAAATGATCTATGCTAGACTCTGTCCTTTCATCCCAAAGCTCAAATTCTatgaagtgtttttaaaaaaataaaaataaattgtcTATCctgttcaaagatcaaagacatgatatccctttacccacaacccctctgtcacattttgtcattttataaagTACTGGTACGTTTAACAATagaaaactgtagtttgtgtgatAGTagattctcctcttcctcatagACTTCAGTGGAGAATGACAAAATGGAGGGGAAATCCAAATCTCAAAGCCCACTCATGTTAAACCGAGGCTGTATTGTAAATAACTTctcttattttaattttttgattagtttttgtttttgttttaaaggattTATGGGCAAAACATAAGGGTACATATGGGTTAAATGTAGTGTTTAAAGCACTGTTCATCAAGGTGTTATATTAACGTCAGCCACTCAGTGGCAggagagagacagcagcaacCTTGTTaagtggagaagagaggaaaagacaCATGCCCTTCGATGGACTGTGATTATGCAATaacaatgtcggactccgtagcattctctggtcccctccccaatagggccagcgatgaaatgtttagtcgcatgtcatcgcttcatcgttggctgtcacggtggtgcccccgaaaaccaggtgtcctttgtagacaattggaacagtttttggggaaaacctggtctgattagaagtggcggtgtccatcccacccagGATGGAGTCTCTCTCATTTCTTGTATCTTGGCAAaatttattagacccaaagtgacctgacaaaccagggtccaaaCCCTCCCTGGTTCCTGCTGAATATCTTGACCTAGGCACAGTCTTTAGCAAGCAGCATGCGCTACTTCTGTCCCCTCATCACCCTTATGACTGCGGCATCGACCTTCTCCTAGGAGCTTCACTACCTTCGAGTCGGCTGTACAACCTTTCCCGGCCAGAGCAGGAAGCGACGGAGAAATACATCGGGGAGTCCCTGATCCGCCCTTCCACCCTGTGGGAGCAGGGTTCTTTTTTGTCCAAAAGAAGGATGGCTCCCTCTACCGCTGCATAGATTATTGAGCCCTGAATGAAAAACAAGTACTCGTTACCCCTCTTCGATGCGGCTTTTGGTCCTCTCCACAAGGTGCAGATTTTTTCTAAGCTGGACTTTCGCAACGCATACCATCTCATACCAAGTGGAAGACTGCGTTTAACACCCCCTTGGGCCACTTCGAGTatctggtttcttcctgttacaggggagtttttccttgccattgttgcttgttaggggtcagaccctgggattctgtaaagcgcctagaaacaattttgattgtaacagacactatataaataaagattgattggcAGATTGCTTCATTAACCCCAGAAAGACACTAACATCACAGCAGCTTGTTATCACAAAAAGGGAGAAACAGTCTCAAAAGGGTATGTGGTATACAAACTCAATATGAAATAGAAGATAATAAAATATCTAAAAAGGGGGCAGAAACAAATATGTGCGAACTGGGACATGAGAAAATATAAATACTGGGCAGAGCTATCTTTTCGGACAGCCCAAAGTTGGTCATGGTTGGTAGTGAGAAatttgttgatgatgatgatgcctgTCCTCCTCCACAGAACTTTCTGGTTCCCAAGGCTGCTCCATTGTCTCTACCACCTACTTTTCCTGGTCTTTAGGGCTGCGGTGGAGTGCAAGGAAGCTGGAACACAGCTGTTTCTGGGTGACAGGGTGTTTGTGGAGCAGGTGTCGTTAGCTTGTGCAAAGACCGTGAATGTCTGGTTGAGGCGGTGAACAGGGTGTGTCCTGATAAATCCGGTCACTATCCTGCAGGTCTTGTTGAGATTGAGGCCAAGTTTCTATGCATATGACCTGCTTCATACTAAGCAGGCATATTCTACAGCAGAACAGCACAAGGCTGTTGTTTGCATGACACCCAGACAGTGAAAGTGCTACCCTGGGCTAGACCAAGGGTGTTTCAGAGGGAGAACACTACGGTCCCAGTATTAcactggaaaaagagaaaatccttGCCAACAAGTTTCCTTATCATTAAGTAATTACGGTATATgtaagtgttttgttttgttgttttttttaaaagaaagaaaaacaagtcattttctggtttgtctttgttttattaCTGAGAAGAGCGCTTAAGCATAAAAGCTCCCTGAAGTCTGATGTTCGCATTTCCAGAGGACAAAATTAGGTTGTTTTATAACATATGATCCTGGAAAACAAGTTAATGCATGTTTCAAAATTATAATCAAACAAGAGGGCACATGCTTCTAACTGAAAAGACTGGATTAAattacaaattttaaaaaaatgttaaaagttGTTGTTTCAGCAGCCACTTTTTTGGAAAGGTGTTAGtaaagctgcagcctgaaaGAAAAGTACTGGCCAGTGGTTTTATGTTATTCTTTTCACTGCCCAGAAAAGTGCACTTGGAGTAGGAAAAGCATCTGGGCGTCACACCATCAGGCTTTAATGTTACATACTGACACTTTCTCAGTACTTGGAGCTGCTATTTCGTCTGATCTGACGTCCAAGATAATGAGGAAAACACCTTTGCAGTTTTTAAGCCGGTAAACGTCATGGTAATCAACTTAAACAAATAAGTCAAATACATCTTAAAACTTAaaagacgtttgctctggaaggATAATTCCAGTCCAGTCATTATATTCTACTGCGGTACAATTCACCATTACAAATTgtgtaataacaacagtaaaAGGATGTTTGCTGGAGGACCATGAGTTGAAACACTTAATTTCTGGAAAGACAAGTCTTCAAAGGGCAAATAAAGCACATTTGCTAGGATGAGCTGACAAAACTCCAGAAAAATCCCATCTCCTCATGGATGTTTTGATCACCATCAGAATTTTCTAATCAGAAAATAGCAAAATGAGTTCTGTTGAGACGCCTGAGATGCTCTGACATTTTCTAAAGGTTTGaaagcaaaaaaacccaaaaaacaaccaTGCCGCTTCGTGAAAATGTGTTTAGATATTGGTTATGAGTTTCAACgggatttgttttaattaaaatgcaccATGCTGTTTCATATATTTGGGCACTAAAATTAGTATAATACTACATGGCAGAATACA
The nucleotide sequence above comes from Takifugu rubripes chromosome 9, fTakRub1.2, whole genome shotgun sequence. Encoded proteins:
- the LOC105416920 gene encoding liver carboxylesterase-like, coding for MFISCWFFGKQLLSPLSEDIFHHAIAESGTAALQLLVQDDPQPALQPKDEQLRKQILDEYTGTGEDRVKNRDGLIEVLGDVVFVIPAIKTANAHRDAGAPVYLYEFQHSPSFLKDKRPSFVKSGHGDEIFSVFGFCFTVSHIKLGSKFYQW